A window of the Bdellovibrio sp. ZAP7 genome harbors these coding sequences:
- a CDS encoding response regulator transcription factor, translating into MMRKILLVEDDLSLGETLTERLRKDYEVSWGKSVAEAWALFSKNKDFDLVILDVGLPDGTGFELAAKMKKLSPVLFLFLTAQADAESRLQGFELGASEYIPKPFHLKELLIRVKNVLDSHAPLKEVQLTSCVINFTNMSVRKNSGQIEYPAVTDMKILQLLIDKAPRVLSRDEIMNEIWGVDKNPSHRTIDNIIVRLRHLLGEDGEAHIRSVRGIGYQWSTEETPA; encoded by the coding sequence ATGATGAGAAAGATCCTTCTGGTCGAAGATGATTTGTCATTGGGTGAAACCCTGACGGAACGCCTGCGCAAGGACTATGAAGTTTCTTGGGGCAAAAGCGTTGCCGAAGCCTGGGCGTTGTTTAGTAAAAACAAGGACTTTGATTTAGTGATTTTGGATGTGGGACTTCCTGACGGCACGGGCTTTGAGCTCGCAGCTAAAATGAAAAAGCTTTCCCCGGTTCTATTTTTATTCCTGACAGCTCAAGCAGATGCGGAATCTCGTCTGCAAGGCTTTGAATTAGGTGCTTCTGAATACATCCCTAAACCTTTCCATCTGAAAGAGCTGTTAATCCGCGTAAAAAACGTTTTGGATTCCCATGCTCCCCTGAAGGAAGTCCAACTGACTTCCTGCGTGATTAATTTCACCAACATGTCTGTGCGTAAGAACTCGGGTCAAATCGAGTATCCTGCTGTGACTGACATGAAGATCTTGCAGTTATTAATTGATAAAGCACCCCGCGTTTTAAGTCGTGATGAAATCATGAACGAAATCTGGGGGGTTGATAAAAATCCAAGCCACCGTACGATTGATAATATCATCGTTCGTCTGCGCCATCTATTGGGCGAAGACGGAGAAGCACACATTCGTTCTGTGCGCGGCATCGGCTACCAATGGTCCACGGAGGAAACACCCGCATGA